ATGGAGagagaaacacatacacagagagacagacagagacccagTCAGAgatatggagagagacagacacagagagagagagacagagacccagtcagagagatggacagagacacagacacagagagagacagacagagacccagTCAGAGAtatggagagagacacacatgcacagagagacagacagagacccagTCAGAgatatggagagagacagacacagagagagacagacagagacccagtcagagagatggacagagacacagacacagagagacagacagagacccagtcagagagatggacagagacacagacacagagagacagacagagacacagagagacagacagagacccagTCAGAGAtatggagagagacacacagacagagagagagacagtcagagatatggagagagacacacagacagagagagagaaagacagagagacaatagTAGCTAAATGTTCAGTATTTAGCGTGTGTatgattttatgtatatatttatgtagtTATAATTTCACTAATGATGTTGTAGATAAATCACATGTTTGTCAACTCTAACATGTGATTGGACAGAACATGGGGGCGGTGGTCTGTTGGCCAATATAACACTTCCGGTTCACAGTACGTTTCATTTTTGGCTGGTCCGAATGCTCATGCGCATGCGCACATGGCGTGTCAGGTTGAACGGACATGCGTACAACGTGTGAGCAGTTATGCGCATGCGCAGATCGCATGTGGCGCAGACGGAGTGGGGCGGAGTCACAGAGCAGCGAGTCACGTATCTTAAGTCGGATATCAGCGGACATTAGTGTAAGTTTTcatgtttattacagtgtttgtgAGGGAAACGGggttattattagtgtttagtacggtgtagtgtgtgtaagtgtgtaactctgtgtgtgtctgtgtaactgtgtgagATGCTAAAGTTTAGCTAACAGTTAGCTGTAGCTGTGGCCTAGCTGTAGCGTGGCGCACTAATCCTCCCTTTATACCCCTATTTAATGCccctaacaccacacacactgaacactttatACCCGGTCACTACAGCACACTGAGGGGGGAATAAACACCGAGTTTGTGTGCTAGCTGCTAGCATGCGCGTGCGGAGTGCGCGTGCGGCCTGCGCGTGCTCAGTGCACGAATAACACGTTACTATAACAACACAATTCAGTGATCAGCATTTACCGGTAGCTTTATTTAcactttgtgtttacatttaggttctatttttattcactAAATCAAACTCGTGTGAGCGCTCAGTGTGATCTGTAACTTAGCATGTGTTGGCcatgtgagacacacacacatacacacgtgagCCCTCCTGTGTGATCTGTAACTTAGCATGTGTTGGCcatgtgagacacacacacacacacacacacgtgagccCTCCTGTGTGATCTGTAACTTAGCATGTGTTGGCcatgtgagacacacacacatacacacgtgagCCCTCCTGTGTGATCTGTAACTTAGCATGTGTTGGCcatgtgagacacacacacacacacacacacacacacacacacacacacacacacgtgagccCTCCTGTGTGATCTGTAACTTAGCATGTGTTGGCcatgtgagacacacacacacgtgagccCTCCTGTGTGATCTGTAACTTAGCATGTGTTGGCCATgtgagcgaaagagagagagacacactctctcacacacacacatactctcacatacacaatcacacattcacactctctctctttctctctcacacacacacacacacatatatatacacactcactcacacacgagCCCTCCTGTGTGATCTGAAACATAGCATGTGCTTTCCATGTGTTGGCCACGTGAACTACACACACTTGAGTTACAGCTAGACATGTTCTGATCCTGTCTGACCCTttagtacacacacgcacacgcacctTACATGCTGACAGTAATGTCATACTCTGTAATATCACAGTATCATCCATTTTGGTTTAGCAGGTATTTAAGTGTTTTTCCTTGTTTTAGGTGATGGATATGAGCAGCAGTGAGTGTTTTGGGTGTGGTCGCTCAGGACACTGGGTGAAGAACTGCCCCAATGCAGGGCGTGGCCGTGGGCGGGGCAGAGGGCGAGGGAAAGGTGAGGACCACACAGGTCACCAACACCCTGAACATGACGACACATTACTCATGTgctcagtatgtgtgtgtgtttattctgcagATCTGTTCTGTTACCGCTGCGGTGAGCAGGGACACATTGCTCGTGACTGTGAACAGACTGAGGACGGTGAGACAACAGCAAACTCATGAAGCTTTGCATTACAAGTTAATAGTGATACTGTTCTCACTATTACTGTACATGACAGTAATACTGTTCCTTTTAATGTAATAAAGACAGAGGTGTCAATACTTATGCTAACTTAGTGTTAAGTCATTATCAGAATAAACGGCTAGTTCTACAGTGCTAATAATCACTAAACTACTACTAGGTTATAATAGTGTTATTAAAACAAACCTATAAtaataaggtttaaaaaaaactataataatattgtttaattGGTAATAGTATTAACAGTGATGTTAACTATGATGAGTAATAGACAGAGTTACAGCTGTTATTAGCAGTAATAGACCCTGTATGTAGCAGTGTAGGTCACATTTATACTACTACACATCATTAGACTTAGTTTCTGCTACAGTCCCTAGTGTTAAttacactgtgttcactttaactGCTGACACAGTTAGTGCTTTACCAGTAAGGACTATTAATGCTCCTATTACACTACAAAGAACCTTTATAGCAGCTAATATACAGTGATGAAGAATAAACATGTGCTATTTACAGTTATTACTGTatcattaataatgaaataattcttacaattaatctgtttaattaaaACTATTGGAATTATGTTAAATGTTGCACTTCACACTGGACCTTGTGCTGAACACGTGGTGTCTTATAAACcatatgtgtctctctctgtgtctgtctctctgaatttcttgctctctctgtctgtgtgtctctctctgtgtgtctctctgtctctgtgtgtctctctctctctctgtctctgtgtgtgtctctctctctctgtctgtgtgtgtgtctctctctctctgtctgtgtgtgtctctctctctctctctctgtctgtgtgtgtctctctctctctctctgtctgtgtgtctctctctctctctctctgtctgtgtgtgtctctctctctctctctgtctgtgtgtgtgtctctctctctctctgtctgtgtgtgtgtgtgtctctctctctctgtctgtgtgtgtgtgtgtctctctctctctctgtctgtgtgtgtgtgtgtctctctctctgtctgtgtctctctgtctgtctgtctgtgtctctctctctgtctgtctgtgtgtgtctctctctgtctgtgtgtgtgtgtgtgtctgtctctctctctctctctctctctctctgtgtctctctctgtctgtgtgtgtctcttttgctctgtctgtctgtctgtctgtctctctctctctctctctctctctctctctctctctctctctctcagcttgtTATAACTGTCACCGGAGTGGTCATATCTCTCGGGACTGTAAGGAGCCTAAGAAGGAGCGTGAGCAGTGCTGCTATAACTGCGGTAAGGCCGGACACGTGGCCCGTGACTGCGATCACGCCAACGAGCAGAAGTGTTACTCCTGCGGTGGATTCGGACACATCCAGAAACTGTGTGACAAAGTCAAGTGCTACCGGTAATCATTTACACTAGTGCACTATTACACGAGTGCTAACACAACTGGTCAGAGTAACTCTTTAATACTGTACTGAGTTACTGTCACGTGTCTTTATAATCACAGCTGTCATTTCTGTACTGATGCAAATAAAATACTCTTATTctagtaaatattattattattattattattattattattagtacatATGCAAATACTTTACTGTTATAATACTGATCACTTAATGTTGTAATAATTACTACACTAACCAATCCTACTTCACTCTTACTGTAATCAAACCCCATCACTGCTACGTTTATACAGATCCCTAATGTACTAACAATAATTACTGTTATTAATTAGCATTATAACTGCAGCTATTTCATATGTCATAATGTTACTGCTTATAATCACAAGTATATTAGTTATAGCTGTAATAGTGACACGATGGGCTTGTAAATATGACTGATGTCCGTAAGCCCAACTGCCCGAGGAGGAGGATGTCACAcaggtgtgatgatgatgagtgttattgtgttgtgcaGGTGTGGTGAGATCGGTCACGTGGCGGTGCAGTGCAGTAAGGCGAGCGAGGTGAACTGCTATAACTGTGGGAAGACGGGTCACCTGGCACGGGAGTGCACCATCGAGGCCTCGGCGTAAACGCGCCCCCACCCCTCTTCATCGGCCCCTCCTTTTTCACGTTGatggttgtatttttttctgggTTTCCTCTTGATTGGTTAAAGGTGGGCAGACGGAGGCTTGTCCCGGTCCGCGAGCTGCTCGacatgtttaaagaaaaaaaggtttaagCAAGAAAAGGGGTTTAAAAATCTTTCTGCATTCAGTATCAGATGTGTGTTTAGTTCCGGTAGAGGTGTTGTGTAATAATGCTTTGTTTAAAACCCCTGGGCCGCGCCCGCCGACGTGCGGAACGCGGCGTGTTCACGTGGGACCTCACGGCATTCGCTCGCTTCACGTGAGCTCTGTAGAGACGGCAGACGGGAAAGCCTCGACGTCTGCGTacggatttattattttttgtttggaaTAAAATCGGAGGGAAATAATGAGTTTGCTTTAAGAGTGTGACGGTGATAATGTGCACAAACACAGAACTCCATCTTaatctggacacacacacacacacacacacatgtttgagGAAATGTTCTATTAATCATCGTAAATCTGAAACAGAAAATctctcatttttcttttacttttattataaattctgatgattttttttttttgctcataaaCGCCTAAAGCTTCCAAACAAACGGTCGTTTCTATCTTAAATTATCGAGACCAATAAGCTTGTGTGGATTTCACTAATTTGCAAAAGGAGAATGTTTTCACAGaaatcaaatattatttttgtacaCTATCACTTGGACTACTGTATAAAATCATTTTGCTTGTAATCTGTTTTTAAGTCAGAAGGGAAAGTTGCAGCTGAAGtcctttaaacataaaaaaaatgtaattttaaactATCAATAAAGCTGGAGGAGGATCGGGAGACTGACGCTGGTCATTTCTTACCGTCACTGATGCCGGGATGAAGGGAAACACTGCGGTTTGTCTCGTTAACCAACAAACATATAAACGCTCAGTAACTAAACACCGTTCCCTCATCTGAGCGGTGTTTTAGCTGCAAATTAACTATTATAGGACTTTTGTTAAATTCACTCAAAAAATATgtagaataataaaatgaaaagtacattaaatgtgttattgACAGAAATAAGTTTACACTgaagtgttaagtgttataaAGGTTAGTGCATAGAAGGGAAAATATAAAGTAAacgagggggaaaaaagtaacTGGGAGAAATTACTGTAAAATCAAAGGGAGTAAATGATGTAAAaggcattaaataaaaagttcaaatgcaatattttaacttaaaaaatatgaaactcATTAAAAAAACGTGTTAAATAGAAATGTTAAGTGATTAAAccagatttgtaaagtttgtcgtgaccaacttttgatgttggctttggcaatgcaagtattcgcaaaggccggcgccttttggaggcgagtggacgtaaagctagggtgccaaaacatttggaggtaagtggagacgagcatgtgacgtcatccaaatacccgtgaggaagttcccctcattgttctgagtgttttgatgtgtcacatgtccatgttctaaaaagttttttgatttagcatatttgtgggcggggctacgggACAACCGAAAGTCCAGTCGGTGCACCAGTTtgaacctttgttcagagtttcaccctaaaggagccggccgagtttggtgtagagagttcgaaagcttgccgagttataaacctccaaagtttataatgggagtctatgggggaaaaaggccactttgagacctggtactggaagtaccggtactcggatcgcttagaaaagtcatagcaacaaacttcagaccaggttctacaacatatccgaatttggtgcatgtggcccGAAAgatctaggaggagttactgttGATATAtctttgtctaagcttaaataggaaaacagaatgttggcttctacaaagcgacataatgacgtaaagatataaaatgtttgtaaaatgtCCGAGTTTTCTGTAAATGAGTTCACACTGTAACGGAGTCTCGTGTACAGCTGAAGTGTTCTGCACTTAAcactggaggggaaaaaaagttaCATTACAGTTTaggaaaagagcaaaaaaaaagaaaatgaaaagcttttgGTGTGTAAAAGTGTTATTCTGAATATTCCACGTCTCACACGTCGGATACGTGACGTTTAAGCGTGATGGGGACGAAGGCGTGTTCATCACATCTCTTTAATCTTGATGTTGTGGCGTTTGTGCAGCGTGTCGATGATCTGCGGCAGGATGTCCATGTCTAGCAGCGGCGTCTCCAGGTCCGTGTTCTTCAACTTGGCTCTGTGTTTGGGTTTGAGCGAGCGCAGGGACTCGGCCCTCAGGCTGCCGTGCTTCTCTCCGATGCCCAGAGTGAATGACAGATCTTTGGCCAGGAAGAGACTCCAGAGCAACAAGCCCAGGACTCCACACAGCAGGAGCGCTAACGCCAGGTTATAACCTGCAGCGGAGCAACGGTTCATCACACAGGACGAGAACTCGGTCACGCTGAGACCGGCGATGGTTCTGTGTGCCAGAGACGGCGGCATGGAACACGTAGGACTCGCTATGTTCACGTCTTGGTTCTTCAGGAGCCAGGCTCTAAGGTACTGGATGTTACAGCCACAGTGGAAGGGATTCTCAGACAGATCCACCACACGAAGCTTCAGAAACGAGTCGAAGAACCCTGGAGGAACCGTGAGCAGGAGGTTGTGCTGTAGATAAAGCTCAGTGGTGTTTGATGGGAAATCAGGAATTCTGCTGAGATTCTGAGAGCTGCAGTTCACGCTCACACCTGATGATGGCGAGGTCGAGAAGCTGCACGACGACCAGACGACTCTCACGAGAAGGAGAATCACAGCTACGGAGAGACCTGAGATCATCCTGAGGAGAGACGAGCTGTGTGAGATCACACTGACGCTGATTTACTCTCCTACAACAAACCTCTCACACCACAGCAACGTAGCATCACTTTAGAGTTTcttacaaaaacacatcagcaAAATGTTTATTAGTTTAGAGTTTAAATATGACTTCATTTGTTCTGTCAGCTCGAAACACTCGTCTACTCAGCagtctctttattctctctctctttattctctctgtctctctttattctctctctattctctctgtctctattctctctctttattctctctgtctctctttattctctctctattctctctctctattctctctctattctctctctattctctctgtctctctattctctcttttttattctctctctctttattctctctgtctctttattctctctgtctctattctctctctttattctctctgtctctctttattctctctctattctctctctctattctctctctttattctctctctattctctctgtctccctctattctctctctttattctctctttattctctctgtctctctttattctctctctattctctctctctattctctctgtctctctttattctctctctattctctctctattctctctgtctctctattctctctctttattctctctgtctctttattctctctctattctctctgtctctctattctctctctttattctctctgtctctctttattctctctctattctctctctctttattctctctctttattctcaaTCTCAtcttgttactgagaaacacacagaagtaTAAACTCcgctgtcctgaagatgtggagaacttcaagTTCCAGCTTCACTGAGCttgactgagacacagagctcagagactccttcatacacacacacacacacacacatactcacacagacacacacacacacacacacacatacacacacacacacacacacacacacacacacacacacacacacacactggagactccttcatacatatcacacacacacacatactggagactccttcatacacacacacacacacattctctctctctctctctctctctctctctctctctctctctcacacacacacacacacacacacacacacacacacacacactctctctcacacacatacacacacacacacactttcacacagacacacactctctctcacacacacacacactctctctcacacacatacacacacacacacacacactcactttcacacagacacacactctctcacacacacacacacacacacacacacacacacacacacacacacacacacacacacattctcacactcacacacattttcacacagacacacttttttttctcattacgCCTCTTTGCTCTTTGTTATATTAGACTTTGATTGACAGCACCTGGTCATAGGCCACGCCCCTCTGGAGTATCTGCTGAGACCCTCATTAACAAGCTCATTCAAGTTTAATCCTCAACGAaccttacattttatttcattttcatccaaaatttttaaaatggttaaatatagaaataaaattatggCTGAAACGTGTTCACACTACAGACCGAGACTACTGACAAAGACTACTGACTGAGACTCAAACtctgtaattaattaatattattcatacatcttctaccacttatccgaacttctcgggtcacggggagcctgtgcctatctcaggcgtcatcgggcatcgaggcaggatacaccctggacggagtgccaacccatcacagggcacacacacactctcattcactcacacactcacacactacggacaattttccagagatgccaatcaacctaccatgcatgtctttggaccgggggaggaaaccagagtacccggaggaaacccccgaggcacggggagaacatgcaaactccacacacacaaggtggaggtgggaatcgaacccccaaccctggaggtgtgaggcgaacgtgataaccactaagacaccgtgaccccatcattaatattaaaattaataaaaatatttcaaaatgtaaagaaaactttgttcactttttaattattacaaGTTCACTGATGACAAATAAACGTAAtataaaagtgaagtgaaatcGTACCTGTGTTTTTAGTCTCGCTGGCAGCTTGTAGTTTCAGGTGTTTATTAgctttaaataatgtataagAACATAAATCCCTAAATTGAACAATTAAATTGGGTTTCAGTTATAAATagttatacaaatattttaaaggtaTGATAGATTTTTGTTCCTACTTTTAACATGAATACATCACAATTCTGTTAGCTAGTTATCAGGTTAGCATTTAGCATGCTAGATAATTAGTATATAAATAAGCCTGTACTTTTGTGCCGTTTCTCTCAGGAGATCTCGCAAGTCCTCTCCGGGTCGTCTCACTGAGAGGAAGTGGACGAGTGTCTGATCGTTAGAATCTTCACGTGCAGAGACGTGTCTCTGTGAGCCGCTGATAAGTTTATCTCCAACACCAGAGTTCAAAAAAGCCTCAACTTTCATCAGTGAACGTTTCAGTTTCAGAAATAAAGCAGTAAGAGAAGATCAGAGCTCATAAAGAGTCTTTAGACCTACATAAGTGCTGCACTGacactgtatgtgtttataaagtGACATAAGGTTGTGTTCTAACTTTCAGAGTAATCACTATACTGAATTGTTGAGTTATGTGTCTTCATCTAGAGTTGTTAGTACACACGTTAACCTGTTGTTGATTGTTTACATAAGAGGACATGTCCCATACTGTATGGTGTGTGGTAAGGAATGTAttatagaatatacagtattgtaccgtttgtgtgttaaaggtggggtctccgttgtatgaaagccaatgttgacatataaaatcaccaaaacaaacacgcccctaacccaaacgggtcccacccctgtatcgatagctccgcccacacatacatacgtaacccaggcgactaacagaaagaaacgtgtctttatcatagctgaagggaagaacaatacgattgtagataaacaaacaagcaaaaatgccacacaagcataatgatgtaaaggacaaaggcatatattagttctgtgtaacaaagcaaaaccaacgttactcacctatcgagaaggaaaaaagcgcctcggcgtcttaagtaaagtcggccacatattcacaggtgggagtttcccgagtcgataactcctgagctaaacgctgttactacacaaaacgcggttgtagctgcctctctacattactacgatagaaaagaggtgttatttgtgtagtaacagcgtttagctcaggagttattgactcgggaaactccaacctgtgaatatgtggccaacttcctgctccttcagttctctccagtcgAAGCCAACCAAAAAATGAGAGGAAACAACTGAATGAAACGAAAACGAAGAGCAGGAGAATTGAACTTAACAGCTGAAGGAGAAAAGATAAAAACTCTGGATAAACGCTCACAGATATAATCATGAAAATACGATGGATCTCATTTCAGACTCTGTGCACAGTTTAGGACTGAACAACACAGATCACATCCAGCCTCAGGAACACAATCCTCAACAAgacacacaattattttatacaaacgTGTCTTACCGAAatatggtttattttatttaaaatattattattataaaattgatttaaaaaaattaaaatgaacacaacCTTATCTAATTATTGAGTTGTTTTCTTGTGCCCCCTGGTGGTCAAAGCGAGTAAGTGTGACGTCAGTCTCTGAAGCGTTCAAGGTtcgaaaaacacaaaataataataaaaaaaaaaactgttctgaTATCAGCTCTGTTGGCTTTCTAATATCCACTAGTTCAGGGCTCGACAACacgtggctccggagccgcatgtggctctttcatccctctgctgcggctccctgtacatttggaaaataaaaattttatttatatttattttattttagttagttagttagtttaaaaaagtaattctaaattctaagattatgatgctcttgtaacattaaaatcaaccgtgtttacattttttgtcgctcaaaatatgcgtcataaccgccgacttgtgaaatccgacacagaagcagacgcgtgtttggtttgctgcagccgtcAAGTTAaagttttgatgtcatgcaggctgtcaggtgtcacgcattgagagtgacagtcacgcattga
This DNA window, taken from Tachysurus fulvidraco isolate hzauxx_2018 chromosome 23, HZAU_PFXX_2.0, whole genome shotgun sequence, encodes the following:
- the gp9 gene encoding glycoprotein IX (platelet) translates to MISGLSVAVILLLVRVVWSSCSFSTSPSSGVSVNCSSQNLSRIPDFPSNTTELYLQHNLLLTVPPGFFDSFLKLRVVDLSENPFHCGCNIQYLRAWLLKNQDVNIASPTCSMPPSLAHRTIAGLSVTEFSSCVMNRCSAAGYNLALALLLCGVLGLLLWSLFLAKDLSFTLGIGEKHGSLRAESLRSLKPKHRAKLKNTDLETPLLDMDILPQIIDTLHKRHNIKIKEM
- the cnbpa gene encoding CCHC-type zinc finger, nucleic acid binding protein a isoform X1; its protein translation is MRTTCEQLCACADRMWRRRSGAESQSSESRILSRISADISVMDMSSSECFGCGRSGHWVKNCPNAGRGRGRGRGRGKGEDHTGHQHPEHDDTLLMCSVCVCVYSADLFCYRCGEQGHIARDCEQTEDACYNCHRSGHISRDCKEPKKEREQCCYNCGKAGHVARDCDHANEQKCYSCGGFGHIQKLCDKVKCYRCGEIGHVAVQCSKASEVNCYNCGKTGHLARECTIEASA
- the cnbpa gene encoding CCHC-type zinc finger, nucleic acid binding protein a isoform X2 — translated: MRTTCEQLCACADRMWRRRSGAESQSSESRILSRISADISVMDMSSSECFGCGRSGHWVKNCPNAGRGRGRGRGRGKDLFCYRCGEQGHIARDCEQTEDACYNCHRSGHISRDCKEPKKEREQCCYNCGKAGHVARDCDHANEQKCYSCGGFGHIQKLCDKVKCYRCGEIGHVAVQCSKASEVNCYNCGKTGHLARECTIEASA